A single region of the Ancylobacter novellus DSM 506 genome encodes:
- a CDS encoding DUF3108 domain-containing protein, translating into MMRLCLTAVTVLAGFGAATVAHADGRLEARYRMSLGGLEVGRAALVIEVDDNSYIASGSGRLTGVVQAVSPGKGTAGARGVVARGTLGPRAFAMEAESDKKKEAIRLVMNGGGVAQMAVMPPVGASPDRVPVTDKDKKGIFDPMTAALIMVPGTDEPLSAKACERTLSIFDGRQRYDLVLSFERMEAVKAEKGYAGPSVVCRVAYRPVSGHKPNRTAVKYMMANKEMYVWLAPVAGTRMLVPFRAAVTTAIGVAALEAESFETEPMVGRKASPAKAAAP; encoded by the coding sequence ATGATGCGGCTCTGCCTCACGGCGGTAACGGTGCTCGCCGGCTTCGGCGCGGCGACGGTCGCGCATGCGGATGGCCGGCTCGAGGCCCGCTACCGCATGTCGCTCGGCGGGCTGGAGGTCGGCCGCGCCGCCCTGGTGATCGAGGTCGACGACAATTCCTATATCGCCTCCGGCAGCGGCCGCCTCACCGGCGTGGTGCAGGCGGTCTCGCCCGGCAAGGGCACGGCGGGCGCGCGCGGCGTCGTCGCCCGCGGCACGCTGGGCCCCCGCGCCTTCGCCATGGAGGCCGAATCCGACAAGAAGAAAGAGGCCATCCGCCTCGTTATGAACGGCGGCGGCGTCGCCCAGATGGCCGTCATGCCGCCGGTCGGCGCCTCCCCCGACCGCGTGCCGGTGACCGACAAGGACAAGAAGGGCATCTTCGACCCGATGACCGCGGCGCTGATCATGGTGCCGGGCACGGATGAGCCGCTCTCGGCCAAAGCCTGCGAGCGCACCCTCTCCATCTTCGACGGCCGCCAGCGCTACGACCTCGTGCTCAGCTTCGAGCGCATGGAGGCGGTGAAGGCGGAGAAGGGCTATGCCGGCCCCTCCGTGGTCTGCCGCGTCGCCTACCGCCCGGTCTCCGGCCACAAGCCGAACCGCACGGCGGTGAAGTACATGATGGCGAACAAGGAGATGTATGTGTGGCTGGCGCCGGTCGCCGGGACGCGCATGCTGGTGCCCTTCCGCGCCGCCGTGACCACCGCCATCGGCGTTGCCGCGCTGGAGGCGGAGAGCTTCGAGACCGAGCCCATGGTGGGCCGGAAGGCGAGCCCGGCCAAGGCGGCGGCGCCGTAG
- a CDS encoding cation transporter — MSDDADARLRRVVLIVALLNLAYFGVEFAVALAIGSVSLFADSVDFLEDASINVLIFFGMAWSMRARTRLGMALALILLVPGLATLWTAVDKFLDPVPPQPFLLTAAGLGALVVNLTCAFLLVAWRHHGGSLTRAAFLSARNDALANVAIIAAGLVTAFLWRSAWPDLIVGLAIAAMNADAAREVWEAAREEHRAHA; from the coding sequence TTGAGCGACGACGCGGACGCGCGCCTGCGCCGCGTCGTCCTGATCGTGGCGCTGCTCAACCTCGCCTATTTCGGCGTCGAGTTCGCCGTGGCGCTCGCCATCGGCTCGGTGTCGCTGTTCGCCGACAGCGTCGATTTCCTCGAGGACGCGTCGATCAACGTGCTGATCTTCTTCGGCATGGCCTGGTCTATGCGTGCGCGGACTCGCCTCGGCATGGCGCTGGCGCTCATCCTCTTGGTGCCGGGGCTGGCGACCTTGTGGACCGCCGTCGACAAGTTCCTCGACCCGGTGCCGCCGCAACCCTTCCTCCTGACGGCGGCCGGGCTCGGCGCGCTCGTCGTCAACCTCACCTGCGCCTTCCTGCTGGTCGCCTGGCGCCACCATGGCGGCAGCCTCACCCGTGCCGCCTTCCTCTCCGCCCGCAACGATGCGCTGGCCAATGTCGCCATCATCGCCGCCGGTCTCGTCACCGCCTTTCTGTGGCGTTCGGCCTGGCCAGACCTCATCGTCGGCCTCGCCATCGCCGCCATGAATGCCGATGCGGCGCGCGAGGTCTGGGAGGCCGCGCGTGAGGAGCACAGGGCCCACGCCTGA
- the crcB gene encoding fluoride efflux transporter CrcB, with protein sequence MSFLLVFLGAGIGGMMRHAVNLGTLRFIGAELPLGTLFVNITGSFCIGLVAEYWALKSGLPQPMRLFLTTGIMGGYTTFSAFSLETALLYERGQAVTALAYAVLSVILSVGALFAALWLIRTLDARGVL encoded by the coding sequence GTGAGCTTTTTGCTGGTCTTTCTGGGCGCGGGCATCGGCGGCATGATGCGGCACGCCGTCAACCTGGGCACGCTGCGCTTCATCGGCGCCGAGCTTCCGTTAGGTACGCTGTTCGTCAACATCACCGGCTCCTTCTGCATCGGCCTCGTCGCCGAGTACTGGGCGCTGAAAAGCGGGTTGCCGCAGCCCATGCGCCTGTTCCTCACCACCGGCATCATGGGCGGCTACACCACCTTCTCGGCCTTCTCGCTGGAGACGGCGCTGCTTTATGAGCGCGGGCAGGCGGTGACCGCCCTCGCCTATGCCGTGCTCTCGGTGATCCTCTCCGTCGGCGCGCTGTTCGCCGCGCTCTGGCTGATCCGCACGCTGGACGCGCGGGGCGTGCTTTGA
- the rpmB gene encoding 50S ribosomal protein L28 has protein sequence MSRRCELTGKAVLTGNLVSHSNRKTRRRFLPNLVNVTLTSDVLKRSVKLRVSANALKTVDHRGGLDAFLIKARTEELSPKAAELKRAVVKANLAASSEAAAA, from the coding sequence ATGTCCCGTCGGTGCGAACTTACCGGCAAGGCGGTTCTGACCGGCAATCTCGTGAGCCACTCGAACCGCAAGACCCGTCGGCGCTTTCTGCCGAACCTGGTGAACGTCACGCTCACCAGCGACGTGCTGAAGCGGTCGGTGAAGCTGCGCGTGAGCGCCAACGCCCTGAAGACCGTCGACCATCGCGGCGGCCTCGACGCGTTCCTGATCAAGGCCCGCACCGAAGAGCTGTCGCCGAAGGCGGCCGAGCTCAAGCGCGCCGTGGTGAAGGCCAATCTCGCGGCCTCGTCGGAAGCGGCAGCCGCCTGA
- a CDS encoding queuosine precursor transporter, whose translation MKLAGAEVSAARLAVPVIAMMAVVATSNVAVQYPVELFGLQEALTWGAFTYPVAFLVNDLTNRRFGPAVARQVVYFGFALAVVLSIWLATPRIALASGTAFLVGQLLDISVFNRLRRMSWWQAPLAGSFFGSALDTALFFSLAFAGDEAMSFPVTYSTGITVPLWVGLAFFDFLVKVGCALLSLVPYGALMGWLKPWGGTQSVAR comes from the coding sequence ATGAAGCTCGCCGGCGCCGAGGTCTCCGCGGCCAGGCTCGCCGTCCCCGTCATCGCCATGATGGCGGTGGTGGCGACCTCGAACGTCGCGGTCCAGTACCCTGTCGAGCTGTTCGGCCTGCAGGAGGCGCTCACCTGGGGCGCCTTCACCTACCCGGTCGCCTTCCTCGTCAATGACCTGACCAACCGCCGCTTCGGCCCCGCCGTCGCCCGGCAGGTGGTCTATTTCGGCTTCGCGCTGGCCGTGGTGCTGTCGATCTGGCTGGCGACGCCGCGCATCGCGCTCGCCTCCGGCACCGCCTTCCTGGTCGGCCAGCTTCTCGACATCAGCGTGTTCAACCGGCTGCGCCGCATGAGCTGGTGGCAGGCGCCGCTGGCCGGCAGCTTCTTCGGCTCGGCGCTGGACACCGCGCTGTTCTTCTCGCTCGCCTTCGCCGGCGACGAGGCGATGTCCTTCCCCGTCACCTATTCCACCGGCATTACCGTGCCGCTCTGGGTCGGCCTCGCCTTCTTCGACTTCCTGGTGAAGGTCGGCTGCGCACTGCTCTCGCTGGTGCCCTATGGCGCGCTGATGGGCTGGCTGAAGCCCTGGGGCGGCACGCAGTCCGTCGCACGCTGA
- a CDS encoding esterase-like activity of phytase family protein encodes MRASLAALALLSLFAPSPAPADPIAITATPIERFDVTGLTRFGPLEFRGGLVLSSPDEHFGGLSSLLLDPDGAHFIAASDRGSWLTGRIVSEGDRPTGIAEAHLAPMRVAGGGTLARRGRADVESLARTKAGILAGIERKQEVWIFPGADPLKSTGRRLLADPALGKLGNNESLEAMLAPPDGKPAPLIVIAEESPDDPAILPGFLFGPLKKPAPMGRFAVRRTDDFSATDAALADDGRVYLLERRFDIFRGVAMRIRRFPLSEIRPGALIEGEVLISVSRVMAIDNMEALALHRNASGELILTVLSDDNFSALQRTLLLRFAIVD; translated from the coding sequence ATGCGTGCCTCGCTCGCCGCTCTCGCGCTTCTCTCCCTGTTCGCGCCCTCGCCCGCGCCGGCGGACCCCATCGCGATCACCGCCACGCCGATCGAGCGCTTCGACGTCACCGGCCTTACCCGCTTCGGGCCGCTGGAGTTCCGCGGCGGGCTGGTGCTGTCCTCGCCGGACGAGCATTTCGGCGGCCTCTCAAGCCTGCTGCTCGATCCCGACGGCGCACATTTCATCGCCGCCAGCGACCGCGGCTCCTGGCTGACGGGCCGCATCGTCAGCGAGGGCGACCGGCCGACCGGCATCGCGGAGGCGCATCTCGCGCCGATGCGCGTCGCCGGTGGCGGCACGCTGGCGCGGCGGGGACGCGCCGACGTCGAATCGCTGGCGCGCACCAAGGCCGGCATCCTCGCCGGCATCGAGCGCAAGCAGGAGGTCTGGATCTTCCCCGGCGCCGATCCGCTGAAATCGACCGGCCGCCGCCTGCTCGCCGATCCGGCGCTGGGCAAGCTCGGCAACAATGAGAGCCTGGAGGCGATGCTCGCCCCGCCCGACGGCAAGCCGGCACCGCTGATCGTCATCGCCGAGGAGAGCCCGGACGATCCGGCGATCCTGCCGGGCTTCCTGTTCGGACCGCTGAAGAAGCCCGCGCCCATGGGGCGCTTCGCCGTCCGCCGCACCGATGATTTCTCCGCCACCGACGCGGCGCTCGCCGATGACGGCAGGGTCTATCTGCTGGAGCGGCGCTTCGACATCTTTCGCGGCGTCGCCATGCGCATCCGCCGCTTCCCGCTGAGCGAGATCAGGCCCGGCGCGCTGATCGAGGGCGAGGTGCTGATCTCGGTGAGCCGGGTGATGGCCATCGACAATATGGAGGCGCTGGCGCTGCACCGGAACGCGAGCGGCGAACTCATCCTCACCGTGCTCTCGGACGACAATTTCTCCGCGCTCCAGCGCACGCTGCTGCTGCGCTTCGCGATCGTCGACTAG
- a CDS encoding cytochrome b, whose protein sequence is MTESYDRVARILHWLVAALVLVQFATGWSWGFFERGTEGRFYLFRLHLFCGYAVLALALIRIGWRLTHKAPLLPAGMSRPLAIAAHATHGLLYLAILVQPILGAITVTALGKQLGTGRVHVVLAFVIAALVALHVAAALWHQFVRRDGLMLRMLPARR, encoded by the coding sequence ATGACCGAGAGCTATGACCGCGTCGCCCGCATCCTGCACTGGCTGGTGGCGGCGCTGGTGCTGGTGCAGTTCGCCACGGGTTGGAGCTGGGGCTTCTTCGAACGCGGCACGGAGGGCCGGTTCTATCTCTTCCGCCTCCATCTGTTCTGCGGCTACGCCGTGCTGGCGCTGGCGCTCATCCGCATCGGTTGGCGGCTGACCCACAAGGCGCCGCTGCTGCCCGCCGGCATGTCGCGCCCGCTCGCCATCGCCGCGCATGCGACCCACGGCCTGCTCTACCTCGCCATCCTCGTGCAGCCGATCCTCGGCGCGATCACCGTCACGGCGCTGGGCAAGCAGCTCGGCACCGGGCGGGTGCATGTGGTCCTCGCCTTCGTCATCGCCGCCCTCGTCGCGCTGCATGTGGCGGCGGCGCTCTGGCACCAGTTCGTGCGGCGGGACGGGCTGATGCTGCGTATGCTGCCGGCGCGGCGTTGA
- the rutR gene encoding HTH-type transcriptional regulator RutR, with the protein MGRLSRRPAQPDAPAGKPLALKTAAARPARPKTANRLKRIEAKRGAILDAALALFSRYGLHGTTVEQIARTAAVSKTNLFYYFASKEDVYVGVLSRLLDQWLEPLRDLQLDTDPIEGIGEYIRRKVLFSRTHPEASRLFCLEMVQGAPLLRHELETSLKQLVDAKAEVIRGWTAAGKLGPIDPYHLIFAIWATTQHYADFASQVDALLNTGLDDERFVEEVTRNVQRIILDGLRVRKDD; encoded by the coding sequence ATGGGTCGCCTGTCCCGCCGGCCTGCGCAGCCGGATGCCCCCGCCGGCAAGCCCCTGGCGCTCAAGACCGCCGCCGCGCGCCCGGCACGGCCGAAGACCGCCAACCGGCTCAAGCGCATCGAGGCCAAGCGCGGCGCCATACTCGACGCGGCGCTCGCCCTGTTCTCGCGCTATGGCCTGCACGGCACCACGGTGGAGCAGATCGCCCGCACCGCCGCGGTCTCCAAGACCAATCTCTTCTACTATTTCGCCTCGAAGGAAGACGTCTATGTCGGGGTATTGAGCCGGCTGCTCGACCAGTGGCTGGAGCCGCTGCGCGACTTGCAGCTCGACACCGACCCGATCGAGGGCATCGGCGAATATATCCGCCGCAAGGTGCTGTTCTCGCGCACCCACCCCGAGGCCTCGCGGCTGTTCTGCCTGGAGATGGTGCAGGGCGCGCCGCTGCTGCGCCACGAGCTCGAGACCTCGCTGAAGCAGTTGGTCGATGCCAAGGCCGAGGTCATCCGCGGCTGGACCGCCGCCGGCAAGCTCGGCCCGATCGACCCCTACCACCTCATCTTCGCGATCTGGGCGACGACGCAGCACTATGCCGATTTCGCCTCGCAGGTCGACGCGCTGCTGAATACGGGGCTGGACGACGAGCGCTTTGTCGAAGAGGTTACGCGGAACGTCCAGCGGATCATTCTCGACGGGCTGCGCGTGCGCAAGGACGACTGA
- a CDS encoding DsbA family protein: MKRRALLLSAAGLWLAALLSAALLSAGPLAAATSDGRPSNKTLDVEALLNDPHAPTGGNPKGDVTIVAFFDYNCGYCRKASPELERLVKEDGKIRLVYKDWPILSESSVVAAQLALAAKYQGKYEAAHKRLMTLPGRASTERMSAALGEAGVDRAKLAKDLKTHAREIGALLSRNNEQAEALELPGTPVYLVGPYKVAAALDYDGFKQVVKDARARAAAQ, translated from the coding sequence ATGAAGCGCCGCGCGCTGCTCCTGTCCGCCGCCGGCCTCTGGCTGGCCGCCCTGCTGTCCGCTGCCCTGCTGTCGGCGGGTCCCCTGGCGGCGGCGACGTCGGACGGCCGGCCCTCGAACAAGACGCTCGACGTCGAGGCACTGCTCAACGACCCGCACGCGCCGACCGGCGGCAACCCCAAGGGCGACGTCACCATCGTCGCCTTCTTCGACTATAATTGCGGCTATTGCCGCAAGGCCTCGCCCGAGCTGGAGCGGCTGGTGAAGGAGGACGGCAAGATCCGCCTCGTCTACAAGGACTGGCCGATCCTGTCGGAATCCTCCGTGGTGGCGGCGCAGCTCGCCTTGGCGGCGAAGTACCAGGGCAAGTACGAGGCGGCGCACAAAAGGCTGATGACGCTGCCGGGCCGTGCCTCCACCGAGCGCATGAGCGCGGCGCTGGGCGAGGCCGGCGTCGACCGGGCCAAGCTCGCCAAGGACCTGAAGACCCATGCCCGCGAGATCGGCGCGCTTCTCTCGCGCAACAACGAGCAGGCCGAGGCGCTGGAGCTGCCGGGCACGCCGGTCTATCTCGTCGGCCCCTACAAGGTGGCGGCCGCGCTCGACTATGACGGCTTCAAGCAGGTGGTGAAGGACGCCCGCGCCCGCGCCGCCGCGCAGTAG
- a CDS encoding AAA family ATPase, translating to MSISADHVVADQEPVFRLLADPATYGLKEAVGRIDTHGAVVFLAGADVYKVKRAVRFSFMDFSTLEKRRRACAREIEINRATAPELYLGLVPIIRRGGALHLGGEGETVEWAVHMRRFDEEATLDKVAAREGLIQPLIAALAEQVAQMHARAPAANPPPGTLRKVAQGVVAGLDESPQVFAPDRVAGLDAAFTEAFDRLEPLLARRAEAGEVRRCHGDLHLRNIALIDGRPVLFDALEFDEALATTDRLYDLAFLLMDIGARGLAFEANLLLNRYLIACGDDPPFDGLAALPLFIALRAAIRAQVLAAALGHRAGGERAAAVKEARSYLAYAEEALRPRAVRLVAVGGLSGSGKSTLAARLAPLVGPVPGAVHLRSDVERKRLHGTPELERLPSGAYSMAMTEAVYETLRARAEAVLAAGHGVVVDAVHQRPDERAAIAEVARACGVDFLGLWLEAPVDALARRVEARRGDASDATAEVVQWQAGRDIGPLDWAVIESSGTPDEVLARAAGLL from the coding sequence ATGAGTATCAGTGCCGACCACGTCGTCGCCGACCAGGAGCCGGTGTTCCGCCTGCTCGCCGATCCCGCGACCTATGGGCTGAAGGAAGCGGTGGGGCGCATCGACACCCATGGCGCCGTGGTCTTCCTCGCCGGCGCCGACGTCTACAAGGTCAAGCGCGCGGTGCGCTTTTCCTTCATGGATTTCTCGACGCTGGAGAAGCGCCGGCGCGCCTGCGCCCGCGAAATCGAGATCAACCGCGCCACCGCGCCGGAACTCTATCTCGGCCTCGTGCCCATTATCCGCCGCGGCGGCGCGCTGCATCTCGGCGGCGAGGGAGAGACCGTCGAATGGGCGGTGCATATGCGCCGCTTCGACGAAGAGGCCACATTGGACAAGGTGGCGGCGCGGGAGGGGCTCATACAGCCGCTGATCGCCGCGCTGGCGGAGCAGGTGGCGCAGATGCACGCGCGCGCCCCGGCCGCAAACCCGCCGCCCGGCACCCTGCGCAAGGTGGCGCAGGGCGTCGTCGCCGGGCTGGACGAGAGCCCGCAGGTGTTCGCGCCGGACCGCGTGGCCGGGCTCGACGCCGCCTTCACCGAGGCCTTCGACCGGCTGGAGCCGCTGCTGGCCCGCCGCGCCGAGGCCGGCGAGGTGCGCCGCTGCCATGGCGACCTGCATCTGCGTAACATCGCGCTCATCGACGGCCGGCCGGTGCTGTTCGACGCGCTGGAATTCGACGAGGCGCTGGCGACCACCGACCGGCTCTACGACCTCGCCTTCCTTTTGATGGACATCGGCGCGCGCGGCCTCGCCTTCGAAGCCAATCTGCTGCTCAACCGCTACCTCATCGCCTGCGGCGATGACCCGCCCTTCGACGGCCTCGCCGCGCTGCCGCTGTTCATCGCCCTGCGCGCGGCGATTAGGGCGCAGGTGCTCGCCGCCGCCCTCGGCCATCGCGCCGGCGGGGAACGCGCGGCGGCGGTGAAGGAGGCGCGCTCCTATCTCGCCTATGCGGAGGAAGCGCTTCGTCCGCGCGCGGTGCGGCTGGTGGCGGTCGGCGGGCTGTCGGGGTCCGGCAAGAGCACGCTCGCCGCCCGCCTCGCGCCGCTGGTCGGCCCGGTGCCGGGGGCGGTGCATCTGCGCTCGGATGTCGAGCGCAAGCGCCTGCACGGTACGCCGGAGCTGGAACGCCTCCCCTCGGGCGCCTATTCCATGGCGATGACCGAGGCGGTCTACGAGACGCTGCGCGCGCGGGCCGAAGCCGTGCTCGCCGCCGGCCACGGCGTGGTGGTCGACGCGGTGCACCAGCGCCCGGACGAGCGCGCCGCCATCGCCGAGGTCGCCCGCGCCTGCGGCGTCGATTTCCTCGGCCTCTGGCTGGAGGCGCCGGTCGACGCCCTCGCCCGCCGCGTCGAGGCCCGCCGCGGCGACGCCTCCGACGCCACGGCCGAGGTGGTTCAATGGCAGGCCGGCCGCGATATCGGCCCGCTCGACTGGGCGGTGATCGAGAGCTCGGGGACGCCGGACGAGGTGCTGGCACGGGCGGCGGGGCTGCTGTAG
- a CDS encoding threonine aldolase family protein gives MTDTSLRRMPGFGSDNVAGVSPAILQALAAVNDSPAPSYGADEVSARVEARLSALFEREVAVLLVSTGTAANALSLAVLTPPWGAVLCHAESHVENDECGAPEFFTGGAKLVHVPGDRALIDPEALAKEAAYGRGDVHRVQPACVSITQASELGTLYSLEHIRAIGAVCREAGLGLHMDGSRFANAVAALGASPAELTWKAGVDILSFGATKNGAMGVDAIVLFDKAKADELALRRKRAGHLSSKMRFLAAQMEAYLEGDLWLANARHANAMAARLAAGLKAIPGVEPQGKVEANMLFVRLPQNMIDGLLAQGFRFYTGRWDERVARLVTSFATTEEDVDLLLEAALRLA, from the coding sequence GTGACCGACACCTCCCTCCGCCGCATGCCCGGCTTCGGCAGCGACAATGTCGCCGGCGTCTCGCCCGCCATCCTCCAGGCCCTCGCCGCCGTCAATGACAGCCCCGCGCCCTCCTATGGCGCCGACGAGGTCTCCGCCCGCGTCGAGGCGCGGCTCTCCGCCTTGTTCGAACGCGAGGTGGCGGTGCTGCTGGTCTCCACCGGCACGGCGGCGAACGCGCTGTCGCTCGCCGTGCTCACCCCGCCCTGGGGCGCCGTGCTGTGCCATGCCGAGAGCCATGTCGAGAACGACGAGTGCGGCGCGCCGGAATTCTTCACCGGCGGTGCCAAGCTGGTGCATGTGCCGGGCGACAGGGCACTGATCGACCCCGAGGCGCTGGCGAAGGAAGCCGCCTATGGACGGGGCGACGTCCACCGCGTGCAGCCGGCCTGCGTCTCCATCACCCAGGCGAGCGAGCTCGGCACGCTATATTCGCTTGAGCATATCCGGGCCATCGGCGCGGTCTGCCGCGAGGCGGGGCTCGGGCTGCACATGGACGGCTCGCGCTTCGCCAATGCGGTCGCCGCGCTCGGTGCCTCGCCGGCGGAGCTGACCTGGAAGGCCGGGGTGGACATCCTCTCCTTCGGCGCCACCAAGAACGGCGCCATGGGGGTCGACGCCATCGTGCTGTTCGACAAGGCGAAGGCGGACGAGCTGGCCCTGCGCCGCAAGCGGGCGGGGCACCTCTCCTCCAAGATGCGCTTCCTCGCCGCGCAGATGGAGGCGTATCTCGAAGGCGACCTCTGGCTCGCCAATGCCCGCCATGCCAACGCCATGGCCGCGCGGCTGGCGGCCGGGCTCAAAGCGATCCCCGGCGTGGAGCCACAGGGCAAGGTGGAAGCGAACATGCTGTTCGTGCGCCTGCCGCAGAACATGATCGACGGGCTCTTGGCGCAGGGCTTCCGCTTCTACACTGGCCGCTGGGACGAGCGGGTGGCGCGGCTCGTCACCTCCTTCGCCACGACCGAGGAGGATGTCGACCTGCTGCTGGAGGCGGCTTTGAGGCTGGCCTAA
- a CDS encoding PLP-dependent aminotransferase family protein, which produces MADWIPDLSRSDKPRYLAIADLIAEDIRAGKLAIGDRLPPQRKLATRLDIDFTTVARGYVEAQKRGLVESRVGQGTFVTGSPRPKTRTASAARPGTVDLSMNLPPEPDDPVLIERMQDGLAEVARDLVALLRYQGFGGTPADKDAASAWLGRRALVPAQERVFVTPGAHPALLGILGLLAKAGDTVLCEAVTYPGARAVAAQLGVRLCGLPMDRDGIDPDAFARACAEHAPKALYLNPTLQNPTTLTIPEARRTAIAQVARRFGVPIVEDDAYGFIPAHGPPPLAAIAPDLTWHVAGLAKCIGAGLRAAYVVVPDARSGYPFAAALRTANVMASPLTTALATRWIEDGTADTLLRFIRSETMARQQMATDILPAGSFRADPLAFNLWIELPEPWTRSAFVGHMRSTGIGVVASDAFTVAGPAMEAVRVCLGGPASRAQIRSALDFMAHALEQSPEAVSSVV; this is translated from the coding sequence ATGGCCGACTGGATTCCCGACCTCTCCCGCTCCGACAAGCCGCGCTACCTCGCCATCGCCGACCTGATCGCCGAGGACATACGCGCGGGCAAGCTCGCCATCGGCGACCGGCTGCCGCCGCAGAGGAAGCTCGCCACAAGGCTCGATATCGACTTCACCACCGTGGCGCGCGGCTATGTCGAGGCGCAGAAGCGCGGCCTGGTGGAATCGCGCGTCGGGCAGGGCACCTTCGTTACCGGCTCGCCGCGGCCGAAGACCCGCACCGCCAGCGCGGCGCGTCCGGGCACGGTGGATCTCTCGATGAACCTGCCGCCCGAGCCGGACGACCCAGTTCTGATCGAGCGCATGCAGGACGGCCTTGCCGAGGTGGCGCGCGATCTCGTGGCCCTCTTGCGCTACCAGGGCTTCGGCGGCACGCCGGCGGACAAGGACGCCGCCTCCGCCTGGCTGGGCCGGCGGGCGCTGGTGCCGGCCCAGGAGCGCGTCTTCGTTACGCCGGGCGCGCATCCGGCGCTGCTCGGCATTCTCGGCCTGCTGGCGAAGGCGGGCGACACCGTGCTGTGCGAGGCCGTCACCTATCCCGGCGCGCGGGCGGTGGCGGCGCAGCTCGGGGTGAGGCTCTGCGGCCTGCCGATGGATCGCGACGGCATCGATCCCGACGCCTTCGCCAGGGCCTGCGCCGAGCATGCGCCGAAGGCGCTCTACCTCAACCCGACGCTGCAGAACCCGACCACGCTGACCATCCCCGAAGCGCGGCGCACCGCCATCGCGCAGGTCGCCCGGCGCTTCGGCGTGCCGATCGTCGAGGACGACGCCTATGGCTTCATCCCCGCGCATGGCCCGCCGCCGCTCGCCGCCATCGCGCCGGACCTCACCTGGCACGTGGCGGGGCTGGCCAAATGCATCGGCGCCGGGCTGCGCGCGGCCTATGTCGTGGTGCCCGACGCGCGCTCGGGCTACCCCTTCGCCGCGGCACTGCGCACGGCGAACGTGATGGCCTCGCCGCTGACCACGGCGCTGGCGACGCGCTGGATCGAGGACGGCACCGCCGACACGCTGCTGCGCTTCATCCGCTCGGAGACCATGGCGCGCCAGCAGATGGCCACCGACATATTGCCGGCGGGCTCTTTCCGCGCCGACCCGCTCGCCTTCAATCTCTGGATCGAGCTGCCGGAACCGTGGACCCGTTCGGCCTTCGTCGGCCATATGCGATCGACCGGCATCGGCGTGGTGGCGAGCGACGCTTTCACCGTGGCGGGGCCGGCGATGGAAGCCGTGCGCGTCTGCCTCGGCGGCCCGGCGAGCCGGGCGCAGATCCGCTCGGCGCTCGACTTCATGGCGCACGCACTGGAGCAGTCGCCCGAGGCGGTGTCGTCGGTGGTGTGA
- a CDS encoding MSMEG_0572/Sll0783 family nitrogen starvation response protein: MATITVPAHQKGDVLVDYEDKKFEDVKAAPGEKALVTFHTVAFEGSIGLVNLLQASRLIQKGFETSVLLYGPGVTLGVQRGFPKLGDEAFPGHLNFNGRIEKIINDGGKVYACRFALQALYGHGEGALIPGVIPISPLDVLDIVLVHRRDNAFMLHTWTL; encoded by the coding sequence ATGGCCACCATCACCGTGCCGGCCCACCAGAAGGGTGACGTCCTCGTCGATTACGAGGACAAGAAGTTCGAGGACGTAAAGGCCGCCCCCGGCGAGAAGGCGCTCGTCACCTTCCACACCGTGGCCTTCGAAGGCTCGATCGGCCTCGTGAACCTGCTTCAGGCCTCGCGCCTGATCCAGAAGGGCTTCGAGACCTCCGTCCTGCTCTATGGCCCCGGCGTCACGCTCGGCGTGCAGCGCGGCTTTCCCAAGCTCGGCGACGAGGCCTTCCCCGGCCATCTCAACTTCAACGGCCGCATCGAGAAGATCATCAATGACGGCGGCAAGGTCTATGCCTGCCGCTTCGCCCTGCAGGCGCTCTACGGCCATGGCGAGGGCGCGCTGATCCCCGGCGTCATCCCGATCTCGCCGCTCGACGTGCTCGACATCGTGCTCGTCCACCGCCGCGACAACGCCTTCATGCTCCACACGTGGACGCTGTGA